The following nucleotide sequence is from Diospyros lotus cultivar Yz01 chromosome 3, ASM1463336v1, whole genome shotgun sequence.
aattgaaatataaaatcttgGGTTGGCTTGGAAAGCGGTATGGTCCTTGAAatgtggagagagagaggctgaaAAAGTGAATGGCCTTCTGTATGTACATACGTACATTTAAAAGTTATAGGTAAAAttgtctatttattttaaaataacagGTCCAACTATAAGGGATTGTGCTTTTTGTTTAAAACAGGAGGTTGATTGCTTTTGATTTAAAGTAACTTCAACTAGTTTTTTTAGAAGAAGTAATCGTGCTTTAAAAGTAAAGTTGTTCTTAATCAAACactactataatttttttaataaaaagctGTGGTGCTGTAAAAGGACATCAATACCAAACTGGAAATCCCCGTCTGAAGGAAAGGAAGAATAGTGGAAAGAAAATCCGAGGTCCACTTGAATCAAATGAATCTCAAAATTGTATGGAAAAACACAAGTACAATTGTTTGTGGATCATTCTAAGAGAGAAGGTTTTCCGCATGTCATGAAGAAACAGAGTTGTTCGGAAATCAAGTGGAttaagaaatttcctcctatcATCTACCAAATGGAAAAAGTACCCAATCGGGGTCACCTCCACAAGCATAATTCTTAGTGATACAGCAGCTAATAGAAAATCACATGCATAATGAATTTGAAAGTGGAAGTTGCATGGGGCTTTCAGATGCCGATAACACAGAAAAACCAGATTctcacttatttttttaaaaaaggatCGCCTGAAGGAGCGTGAGCTGTAAACCGATAAAACATCTGAAGTGCTATCTTCCCAAGAAATGACAAGAATTTCTACTAGATTCATAATAACATTCCAAGAGTATCATGGATCACGTACCTGACTGCAAGACATGCATAGAACAGCCATTGCAGGAGAATCAACATGGCTCAACTGAGTCAAGAAAAAAGCAGGACCTAGAAATCCAATGCTCTGCATGATCTGCAAAAACAATTACCAAGAGCATCATTCCTTAGTCCAAACAATGTTTCCAGAAAAAAACCAACAGAGATGGAATAAAGTTATCCGCGGTTGCATCAACAGAAACACCCTGAGCAGCTTTCTTGTTGCCACTTTCCAACAAACTAGTCTGCATTAAGTAGCAGTTTATAGTTggtagttgtgtgtgtgtgtgtgtgtgtgtgtgttgggagggggggggggggaatgagCAACGTATTACTAATGACAGGTCCATCGGTGGTACGGTTTGAATGCATTTGAGAACAAAAATGGATCCAAAACATCCCATGCAGTAGGGTCTGTGCTAGTTTGCCTACCATAATGGATGAAGAATTAACATGTGCTTCTCATCTCAGAGTAAGGGATGTTGCTCAGAAAAAGTTTCATAAAACAGAAAACGAAGCAATGAGTCATTCAGCATGTATCAGCCACCAAGAATACCAATAAAATTGAGCTATACCTTGCGAACAGTGGTCACAGATAAGCCTCTGCTCACCAGTGTATCAGCAATCCATCCACCAAGGTTTGCAGAAAATGCCATTGTAAGCCAGGGCAACACACAGAAAAGCCCAGATTCAGTCAGATTGAATTTCAAGACCTGTggtagaatttaattaaaaaaggaaATCTAATTAAAGTCtgtaattaaaatttgaaattcctTCTGCAAGATCTCAAGAAACTTGAAGCAAAAGGATATATCAGCATAGGATATCTACTCCAAACATTCTTGCAAACAAAAAAGGACAAAAGAAACTACAGCTTTAGCTGCAATATTGCTGAACAAAAGTCAAAAGACTAGTAGATTGAGCGACAAGTAACACGCAATAGAAATTCTCTGTGCAGTTCATGAACAAAGTCAAGATCAACAGGCAACACATAAATGGGAGTCCTGTGAAACAAAAGTTTCTGCGATCAAAACCAAATGGATGGGCAAAGTTGGGACTCAGAGGCAAGTGCGTTTTTACTGTAAATTGAATCTAGAATTTCCTTCAATCATTTTCCTTCTTGCTTGATCTTGCCTAAGTCACTACCTTCTTGAGATTTCTACGGTTGCTTTCCCTTGCATGCAGAAAAGGAACTAAAGTATTTGTGATTTTAGAGATTCATCATGATCAGCAGAGCATAATAACTTAAATGTTCTTATGGGTCACGAAATAACCTTACATGCATGCAGACAAGTAACTACCTTCTTGAGATTTCTACCGTTGCTTTCCCTTGCATGCAGACAAGTAACTAAAGTATTTGTGATTTTAGAGATTTATCATGATCAGCAGAGCATAACAACTTTAATGTTCTTATGGGTCACGAAATAACCTTACATAAAACAATCCTGAAGACACTGTAAACCTTGTAAAGTTATTTCATTGCTACAGAATAGAAAAGCAAATGCCAACAAAgtcaagggaaaagaaaagtcTACCTGGTTATAGTATGTAGGCATCCATGTGAGAAGAATAAATGTTCCCCAATTGTGACAGAAATGAGACACTATCAAGGCCCACACAGGTGGTTTTGATAAGATTAATCTCCAAGGTATTGATTTAACAGGCTCCTTCGATATGCTGCTGCTGCTAAGAATTAACTTCTTTTCTGCAGACCGCAATTGAGGATCTTCAAGTGGTGAACTGTGTGCCTACATTGAGACCCCGATATGGAAAAAGAGTAAGATACTcaaaaataagtaagaaaatatcGTTTCTGGAGAAGAactgaaaatgagaagaaataaaagtgcGCATGAGCTCATGGGGATTAGTTGGGCCGAAGGTCTGGATATTCATactacaaaaaaagaaataagaatgtAGAACCAGCTCCATAGACTTTGcatcaaaaattcattttttaagggAAAAGGGACATGTCGATTTCACAGTTACCTTGTTTAGCCAAACTGCAAACCAAACTGTTCCTAGAGAACCAAAGGTGTAGAAGACAGATGCCCATCCAAACTTATGAATCAATAAAGGCGAAAATGCCAGCCCAGTTACAGATCCAAGGTACATTCCACTATAAACGAAGGCCAATGATCGACTCCTCTCTCCTACAGGAACCCATTTTGATAGGAGATTATTCATAGCAGGCATGGCAACACCCTGAAAAGGCCAAAATAGAAGACAAAACCACTCTGATATAAGCATGATCAATTCGCCAGGTAATAAAATTACACCTAGAATTCAAAATATGGGGGCAACAtagaattacaaaattaaattcttatcCAACATATGTGGGGGGAATAAAACACAAGAGGGAAGTGTGAATTACGTAACTAACCTCGCCAATACCCATGAAGGCACGAACCACAAGTAAGAAAGGTAAACCAACCCTTGCAGCAAAGGGTGTTAGAGCAGTGGCAATAGACCACCACACCACACCAAATCCCAAGACTGCTTTTCCCCCAACGGTGTCTGCCCAAATACCTCCAGCGACCTGAGCTTATTATCCCAATTTAGGGAATGAATAAAAGATTTTAGTACAGGAAATTATTTATTCTTCATTCCAACAACTAAGTACAATTTGCTCTTGCACAGATTTGGAGTAAAAAATGTTTGTGAAGTTGAAAACTATAATCTTCAAGGGAGAGTAAATGGCAGGAAAATGAAATTGTTTCTATGGCAATGTCTTCTTTCAATAGATAGCCAAATCAACAAAGtctatatatatctattcaGTTACTCAAACAATCTAACcacatgaagaaaaaaaaaactaaatcctTCTGCCTTTGACTTTCCCTTCTATAAATCCTATTTCCAGAAAAGCATTAGTGTCACTGAAAAGTGTGGAAGAAGCCAGTTGATGATTGAAGAAAGTTTGGAAAAGATCATTATTTACCTGAGTGAGAAGGTAGCCCCAGAAGAAAGAAGATTGTATTAAGCCAACAGTTGCTGGATTCCAGTTGAACTCTTGGGACATTGGAAGTATAGCAATGCTCATGTTTACCTGCCAAAACAAGTAAAAGCGacctattcaaaaatttctaactgaGAGCAAAAATCAAATTCTTCAAACAATTTACTAGCAGGGTCCTAATTGTACAAAACAGATAGAAATCTAGATATTCATCCTTAATTCACATGAATCGACACTACAATCACAAAAAGGATGCATAATTGTGCGAGAAATCACTACTTACTCTATCCATATTGCAGAGCAGAAAGGCGGAGAAACAGAGGATCACAATAACCCAACGCTTCGGAAACTCTTCCCACCAGGGAACCGCGACACCGTCCAAGCCATCGACGACGTCGCCATCGTCACCGTCCTGCCGGAAAACGACGCTGCCGAGGGCGTCCTCTAACTTCACCGACTTCGAATCAGCGACGTCGTACGGCTCCGACTTCACCTCCGCCCATACCTTCCCAACGCCTCTCCGCCGGACGGCGACGGATCCAATTCCGGTGCGCCCTGCAGAAAGAAAGCGGAACTGGAATTCCGGCGCCTTGGAGCATAGAAATTTTGAGTGAATTGAGAGGTTTTGCTTCGGGACCGATCGGAAATCGGAGGGGAGGGAGATGAGAAGAGCTCTCATTGTCGTGCGTTGGATAGAGGAGAGCGATGAAACTAAGGGCCGAGTAGGGGCATGGATGAAGAAGAGAGCAGCTTGTGGGGGACTTGTGAGTGGAATGGAAAT
It contains:
- the LOC127797582 gene encoding sodium-dependent phosphate transport protein 1, chloroplastic isoform X2, coding for MRALLISLPSDFRSVPKQNLSIHSKFLCSKAPEFQFRFLSAGRTGIGSVAVRRRGVGKVWAEVKSEPYDVADSKSVKLEDALGSVVFRQDGDDGDVVDGLDGVAVPWWEEFPKRWVIVILCFSAFLLCNMDRVNMSIAILPMSQEFNWNPATVGLIQSSFFWGYLLTQVAGGIWADTVGGKAVLGFGVVWWSIATALTPFAARVGLPFLLVVRAFMGIGEGVAMPAMNNLLSKWVPVGERSRSLAFVYSGMYLGSVTGLAFSPLLIHKFGWASVFYTFGSLGTVWFAVWLNKAHSSPLEDPQLRSAEKKLILSSSSISKEPVKSIPWRLILSKPPVWALIVSHFCHNWGTFILLTWMPTYYNQVLKFNLTESGLFCVLPWLTMAFSANLGGWIADTLVSRGLSVTTVRKIMQSIGFLGPAFFLTQLSHVDSPAMAVLCMSCSQGTDAFSQSGLYSNHQDIAPRYSGVLLGLSNTAGVLAGVFGTAATGYILQHGSWDDVFKVSVGLYLVGTVVWNLFSTGEKILD
- the LOC127797582 gene encoding probable anion transporter 1, chloroplastic isoform X3 → MRALLISLPSDFRSVPKQNLSIHSKFLCSKAPEFQFRFLSAGRTGIGSVAVRRRGVGKVWAEVKSEPYDVADSKSVKLEDALGSVVFRQDGDDGDVVDGLDGVAVPWWEEFPKRWVIVNMSIAILPMSQEFNWNPATVGLIQSSFFWGYLLTQVAGGIWADTVGGKAVLGFGVVWWSIATALTPFAARVGLPFLLVVRAFMGIGEGVAMPAMNNLLSKWVPVGERSRSLAFVYSGMYLGSVTGLAFSPLLIHKFGWASVFYTFGSLGTVWFAVWLNKAHSSPLEDPQLRSAEKKLILSSSSISKEPVKSIPWRLILSKPPVWALIVSHFCHNWGTFILLTWMPTYYNQVLKFNLTESGLFCVLPWLTMAFSANLGGWIADTLVSRGLSVTTVRKIMQSIGFLGPAFFLTQLSHVDSPAMAVLCMSCSQGTDAFSQSGLYSNHQDIAPRYSGVLLGLSNTAGVLAGVFGTAATGYILQHGSWDDVFKVSVGLYLVGTVVWNLFSTGEKILD
- the LOC127797582 gene encoding probable anion transporter 1, chloroplastic isoform X4, whose protein sequence is MSIAILPMSQEFNWNPATVGLIQSSFFWGYLLTQVAGGIWADTVGGKAVLGFGVVWWSIATALTPFAARVGLPFLLVVRAFMGIGEGVAMPAMNNLLSKWVPVGERSRSLAFVYSGMYLGSVTGLAFSPLLIHKFGWASVFYTFGSLGTVWFAVWLNKAHSSPLEDPQLRSAEKKLILSSSSISKEPVKSIPWRLILSKPPVWALIVSHFCHNWGTFILLTWMPTYYNQVLKFNLTESGLFCVLPWLTMAFSANLGGWIADTLVSRGLSVTTVRKIMQSIGFLGPAFFLTQLSHVDSPAMAVLCMSCSQGTDAFSQSGLYSNHQDIAPRYSGVLLGLSNTAGVLAGVFGTAATGYILQHGSWDDVFKVSVGLYLVGTVVWNLFSTGEKILD
- the LOC127797582 gene encoding sodium-dependent phosphate transport protein 1, chloroplastic isoform X1, whose protein sequence is MRALLISLPSDFRSVPKQNLSIHSKFLCSKAPEFQFRFLSAGRTGIGSVAVRRRGVGKVWAEVKSEPYDVADSKSVKLEDALGSVVFRQDGDDGDVVDGLDGVAVPWWEEFPKRWVIVILCFSAFLLCNMDRVSSKHEHCYTSNVPRVQLESSNCWLNTIFFLLGLPSHSAQVAGGIWADTVGGKAVLGFGVVWWSIATALTPFAARVGLPFLLVVRAFMGIGEGVAMPAMNNLLSKWVPVGERSRSLAFVYSGMYLGSVTGLAFSPLLIHKFGWASVFYTFGSLGTVWFAVWLNKAHSSPLEDPQLRSAEKKLILSSSSISKEPVKSIPWRLILSKPPVWALIVSHFCHNWGTFILLTWMPTYYNQVLKFNLTESGLFCVLPWLTMAFSANLGGWIADTLVSRGLSVTTVRKIMQSIGFLGPAFFLTQLSHVDSPAMAVLCMSCSQGTDAFSQSGLYSNHQDIAPRYSGVLLGLSNTAGVLAGVFGTAATGYILQHGSWDDVFKVSVGLYLVGTVVWNLFSTGEKILD